The Hyla sarda isolate aHylSar1 chromosome 2, aHylSar1.hap1, whole genome shotgun sequence genome includes the window ggaatctgtgctacctaatgtggggaaactatgctacctaatgtggggaaactatgttacctaatgtggggaatctgtgctacctattgtggggaaactatgctacctaatgtggggaaactgctacctaatgtagggaatctatgctacctaatgtggtgaaactatgctacctaatgtgaggaaactatgctacctaatgtggggaatctatgctacctaatgtggggaatctatgctacctaatgttgggaatctatgctacctaatgtgggggcttgaatgagctgcggcatatggaaGGCCtcaataaataattagaaacttatacagcaagtgacatatgggggtccacctgagtaagtgacatatgaagggggggggggtgctgaacaattgatgttttgggggggggggggggggcacaggcacattctttgcacaagggccctctgctgtctgtgtccgcccctgggtagagaataaggggtaaagtggaacatagaacaaatgcagttatttttttcttaattttttttaatgaagtaaacgagataaaggtaagcaatgacttttcctcagtctgaagcgcggtcctcatcggcaggaagcagtgaggaggaggaggatgacggaggttctgattccatctctgcttctttttcatccctctctatatatagggccgtggccatgaagaaggcccctccgatgactgccattatggtgcaggtcatgagggcatactccaggctgcggtatttcagatgaggggatttggcatatccttgTTCGTAgatgtcagatatcaggccgatgaggtacgggctgccggcgtcacctaggaggtgatagattgtcatctgcacggccagggctgaagatctcctccacggagttactacttttagtataatgtcagatatgagggtgaaatttactgacagaagcgtctctccgatgaagatgaagatgttggtggcaacgaggctgatgttgccaaaagtcaatgccaacagaagaaaaggagcggagagcatcatcgcgcatccacacacaagcgggtccgcccgtgggttggatttgcgatatcttttacttatctccgtccctgctacaactcccagaatgccggaaacgactgtaacc containing:
- the LOC130357992 gene encoding protein spinster homolog 1-like, translated to MLNVFYSVIPVGCGLGYIIGPKVTDAARGDWHWAFRVTPGLGLIAVALMILVTKELPRTTTNGKKNNKFQKFAKWATDLKKLFKNRSFMLTTMGSTAVSFIVGAIGVWGPSYLTHARTLLQEKDPCRAEPCDYHDILIFGVVTVVSGILGVVAGTEISKRYRKSNPRADPLVCGCAMMLSAPFLLLALTFGNISLVATNIFIFIGETLLSVNFTLISDIILKVVTPWRRSSALAVQMTIYHLLGDAGSPYLIGLISDIYEQGYAKSPHLKYRSLEYALMTCTIMAVIGGAFFMATALYIERDEKEAEMESEPPSSSSSSLLPADEDRASD